Below is a window of Humulus lupulus chromosome 9, drHumLupu1.1, whole genome shotgun sequence DNA.
AGATGGTTCTACCACAATGTTGGAGGAAAGGATGGCAGCCCGGAAGTGAGCACTTAACCTATCATAAGATAGAAAATCAGATAAGGGGTGAGCAGTAGTAGATTCAGAAATTTCTAAGTTATAAACATAGTCTCTAAGATAAGAGGGGCAAGTAACAGGTCTGCCACTTTTTGAGGCAGTGGCAGGTTGAGGCATAGATTGAGACGCACTACTAGGAgcataggcttttacttcggttcttttCCCATATACACTTCGGTTCTTGCACCAAATAAAAACCGCAGTGTATCCGAGCGAAGTTAAATGTCTgaaaaaagcgaagtagtaaaTTAACTTTTAACTTCGGTTCTTACGTAATAACCGAAGTGAAAAATAgactttctacttcgatttttacgtaaaaaccgaagttaaaagtataAATAAATGTTGCTTATTATTTTAAGAACACTTACTACTTTGGTTCTTTGTAAATAACCGAAGTAATATCTGTATAAACAAAAAAAAGATTTACATATAAATTACTCAATCCAGATATATTTCTTTCATccacatataattatttaatacgttcaagatctcaaaacattacAGATTTTTAAACATTGTTATCTTATtgtgaaataaaataataatctgtcttttttttttctagctCAATCTTATAATTCATACTTCAAAGTTCTTTCATGTCAACATGATCAAGAAAATAAAGTTATTATCATTAATGTGGCTGGCACATAAAAAGATTACATAGAAAAGACAAAGAGAACCCATGAAGTTCTCGGAAATACCCTCACTGAAATCCTAAAAACAAAATAGTGGTCAAAGAAAGAACATAGATCAATTTCTTCAAAAAGATAAGAAAATTGATTAAGCTAGAATCAAATAGCTCACATTCTGAGAAAACACTTTATTGCTTGAGTCCCCATcttcttttatatttctttttggTCTGAAATTGTAACAGCGGCTCATGATAACGGTGTGGAAGAGACTCAGACGAGGGAAGCAGTAGGGATGCGACTCTCGTGACGGAGCTTGGCGTCGTGACTCTCCCGACGAAGGAACTTGGCAAGGAGGCGACGAGGATGCATCTAGCGTGATGGCAGCGGCGGCATGTGGCGGAGCATGGATTTGTGACTAGAAGAGCAGAGAGATTTAGAtgagaaattgaaaaaaaaattgataaaatgaGTTTGCTATAAGAGTGGCGGCTGGGAACACATGAACATGAAGGACTACTGTGGGGTTTCTCAattaatttgattatatatacaaCTTGGGGAGATAAATAAACGGGCTGGGCCTTTTGCTCAATTAAATATTCAGCAATTTAGTTTTTACTTCGGTTTATATATAgcaaccgaagtaaaagggtttcaaaaaaataaaaattacttcggtttatatatagtaaccgaagtaaaagggtttCAAAAAAATAAAGACTCTTGTTTTTTTACTGCGGTTTTTTCATAGAACAGAAGTGGAAAACCTTTCGCGGTATATAGTTTTTTATttcggttttttcataaaaaccgaagtggaaagccTTTCATGGTTTttacttcattttttttataaaagcgaAGTAATAACTAATTTTATTTAAGCGTACTCATTCCCACAAGTGAAGTAAAAATCTATTTAGAAGCTTTTACTTcgtttttaattattgtttgtgTAAAAAACGAAGTAGAAGCTTATATTTCTTGTAGTGACGGCTGTGACTCAGGGGAAGAATGAGATCCTGCAAGAAACATCTTAGACAACAATAACTGATCATTTGCAACATTAGATTGGTCATGCTTTAAAGGAAATAtattttcatagaaaataacatCTCTGGAATGAAATATTTGTTGACTTTCAATATCAAGTAAAGTATAGGCTTTCATTCCATGCAGATAGCCAATAAATATGCAAGCTTttgatcttggagaaaacttatgacgAGACCTATCTAATGTTGATGCATATGCAAGACAACCAAAGCATCTAAGATGATCATATGATGGCAATTTATTGTAAAGTAACTCAAAGGTAGTTTTCTTTTTTAGTAAAAGAGATGGAGTTGTATTAATGAGGTAAACAGCCATATTAATGAGGTAAGACCAATATGGAAgagaaagatgagattgaaacaATAAGGACCAAGCCATATTTAAAATATGTTGATGTTTTCTTTCAACCACAGAATTTTGTTGAGGTCTATCAACACAAGAATGGAACTGGTCAATACCTCTAGTGACATAAAAAGAGGTGAGATTCAGTTCTTTAGCATTGTCACAGCGAACAACTTTAATAGTAGCAGAAAATTGAGTtgcaattaaagaaaaaaattgtgGAATAATAACTTGAACATCAGATTTTGCTTTAAGCATATATACCCATGTGAACCGGGAGTGATCATCCacaatggtaagaaaatatttgTACCCTTCTATACTTATAACATGAAACGGTCCCCAAATATCAAGATGCACTAAATCAAAAGGGGCAGAAGACATGTTATTATGAGAGATAAAAGGAAGACATTTTTGTTTAGCTAAATGACAAATAGAACACATGTTATCATAAGCTTTGTCTGAAACAAAAAGAGTTTTATTAATAGATTGTGTGATAGACAAAGATGGATGGCCAAGGCGACAATGCCATTGGTCCATTTCAGTACATGAATGAATAGAAAAATCAGATTGTACAGATTGTACCCAACAACTATCTTGTTCAAAGAAGAATAGCTTGCCAATTTTCTTAGCAATCCCAATCTTGGAAGTCTGAGTGGGTGCCTGAATAAAGCATTCAGAAGATGTAAAAGTTAGAGAGTTAGGATTATTTTGTAAAAAAGCATTAACTGAAAACAGGTTGTATTTAAAGTCAGGTATGAATAACACTTCAGTCAAATTGATATCATGATTAAGTCTAACTAAGCCAGAATGAGAAATTCAAATGGTATGGCCATTCGGCAGAGACACTAAGTTAGCAATAGGAAATTTAGCAGCCGTAGTAAAAAACTGAAGTGAGTGACACACATGGTGAGTTGCCCCACTGTCCACAATCCATAAAAAGTCAACAGGATTACCAGAAATTTGAGAGGCAATCGGCTGAGTATCACCACTGGGGGACGAGTTCAGAAGTTGCTGACTTAGAAGCGAGATGAGTTGTTGACTGAGCTCGTTTTGAGAAAACAGCGGCTGTTTTCCCGAAATAGGGGCAGCAACAAGGGACGCTAAAACTTGATGAATTGTAGGTTTGGATGCTTCCTCTTGACGGCGTTTGGCACCATACCCAGGAGGAAAACCATgaaggaaattttttttttgcacAAGATGGCCAGGCTTGAGACAGTGAGAGCATGAAGGTCTCGGCTTCTTTGATCTGGACAGAGGTGGCTTGGTGGAATGATTAGGGACAACAGCAGCAGCAATGAGAGAGGCCGGGTTACCAAGGCAGCGTTGACGCTCTTCTAGAACAATCATAGAGAACACCTTGGACAGAGGCGAAAGCAGATCATAGAGCAGAATCTGAGCCCTTATAGGATTATAAGAGTCATTGAGACCAGTGAGGAATTGAAGAATCTGATCTCTAGTGTAATACCCAAGGAGTCTCTCAACAGCACCACATGTACAACCACAAGAACAAGGAACGATGGGCTGAAACTCTTTGAGCTCATCCCAAAGAGCCTTCAGTCGAGTGAAATAGGTATTGACATCCGAGTCTCCTTGTTTTATGCTGTGCACCGAGGTTTGAAGTTGAAAAATTCTAGGTCCATTTCCTTGATTGAACCGCTCATGAAGATCATGCCACATATCTCTTGCTGAATCTTGAAACATAATACTAGCAGTTATTTCTTGAGAGACAGATTGAAGTAACCAAGCCATGACCATGTTGTTACATTGCACCCAAGAATCAAAGTTCGGATCAGAAGGTGGGGGTCGGGACAGGGAGCCATCAATGAAGGGAGTTTTATTCTTGGCAGCAATGGAGATAGAGGCTGCTCTTTTCCAAGATTGAAAATTGTCTTGAACTGTTAAGGGTTTTGGAACAATAAGAAAATTAGGGTGGTCTCCGGTTCCCAAATGGTACGTGTGATCCAATGGGGAAGGTTGACACTGATTTGAAGTAGACAGAATATGGACACCCCTATCACCATTGACGCCGGCAGAGGTGGCATTGAAGCTCGGGTTGATGGCCGACGAAGAGAGAGAATGGGGAATGGGGTTTGAAGATGAGTGGGGCGGCTGACTAACTCCTTCAGGAGGGTGCGAAGTCGAGGCCGAACCAGGAGGAGTGGCTGCCGactgaggaagaggaggaggagcagACTCCGGAGCAGGCGGCGAGGGCAGTAGAGGCACAGGGATGGGCGCCGACGGGCTTTTGGTCTGGGGGTACTCTTGCACAAGCCAtccaagaagaaggagaagaaacgGCAAACACACTTGAGAGAAggctaggttttttttttcttttgagtttcttgaaaaacaaaaaaaaaaggctttTAGGAAAAGGTGTGATACTCTGATACCATGTTAGGGAAATAAGGACCATGACCCAATCAGTAAAAGACTAAACAAAGATTTTTTATTAAACTCAAAAGCCTTACAGAACACAAGAGGGGCTGAAAATATATATAGGCCCAACAGACCCAAGAGGTTACAACCAACCCAAACAGAAAAAGAGAGTTTTAACTAAATATTGTTATTATTCTAATATGCACACACACAACAcaaacactctttttctctcttgaaCAAGCACAGCCGAAAGCACAAATAATTGGTCCAGCTTGCACTTTTGTCTACATCTGATCACATAGGAATAAAAGGATGTTCAATAGGAAGATTTGTGTTGCTTGTTAGAAATTAAATAAGGGTTGGAAAATTATGAACCAAGAATAAGCCAAGAAGGAAAATAATTTTTATAGATGTCCTGTATGATGGTTCACATGATATGCTTATCCTGTGGTGTGTACTCTCTGTGAATTAAAATGCAATACTTTTCTCAGCCAACCATGTCCTACTCCACTAGGTTTGAGTTAAATTGTTTTTCGCAGTTGTGAacgatcatatatatatatatatataaatatatatatagttgtgaATGACGATcgaccatgaagaaaagaagagcTTCATGCTAatgatataatataatataatagtgTTTTGAGACCTGCTTTCACTGGAGATATAATAAGTCTAGTCATCACCAAATAAAGAATTTATATTTGGCAAATGTGGGTActgaaaatatccaaaataaaaatATCAAACTAGCTAGTTTAATGGTATAAATTCCTTTTATTTGGTGTTGTTAGTTATCTAACTATCACATATATAGTTGCAAAAACAAAATTTAACCTAAATAAACAAAactaaacaaaacaaaacagaagtttttaaaaataaaatatattttttaatttaaaaaaaattaaaactaacatCATGAATATTCGGGGCAGGgcgttgatttttttttatatattattcaaatttaaaatgatattagattataataataaaataaaaataaccgACCTGacctatatgtatatatatatgacactATACATTATTCATACGTACAAGAAATAAGAAACAAGAAACGAATCCATGGAGCCCAACCAGTCCAAGAAACGCAGTCGGTCATCTTCTCTGGTTCAGAATCAGAATCATCTGCGTTCTGTGGTGGAGATTTTGGAGAGGCTTTCTCTGAACCCTAATcctaataataacaacaacaacaacaacaattccGATGATCAATCTGTAGTAGCCAGCAGAGCCAATCAGAATAATCTTTCTCTGGAGAATCTTTTTCTATATAATCCGTTGGTAGAGGAACTTTCTATGGAGGAGTTCCTCGAATTCTTTTTGGAACATATTACTGAGGATTTTGAAGGAGTACTGCAGGAGAAGACGACGTCAACGACGGCGATGGATTCATTTGGAGAGGAAGCGATCACCCAACTGCTGCGACTGAAACTCTCCGACGTAGATATCGGCCGGCCGAGATGCAAGTCACGAAAATCCAACGCCGAGAAAGATAACTAACAAGAAAGAAATAAAGTACTCAAACAGAAACTGAGGTCGATCACCACTTTCTCAGCATCAGTTTCTATTCGAAAACCGTCAAGatattttgttttagttttttattttcaaaatttcagaagaccatatattaattataagatctttaatataatatttgGTTATAGatattttttcattattatagatttttattattaaatggcTCCATTATTATCATCTCCTTGCGAGAATATTATAGGTAGAAGCACTAAACACTACAATACTACAAACAATTATATGATTTGTGAAAGAAAACCTAGAAATTGAGTAAAAGAACAAGATTGTAAGCACTTCAAAATTCTCGAGAGTCTAATAAATGAACATATAAAACTAACTCAAAAGTTAGAACGTTTGAGAAACACAAATTAATCCTTATTGTACTTGTTGTTTCTTATTTGCTAGTTGGTTTTCTTGTCTGCTTGTCACTAAATATTGTACAGCATTGtcctcaattttttttaaaaaaaaaatctgctgTGGCAAAATACATGTCTCATCACTGTCGTATTAGTAAAATGCATACATCTGTCTATTTTTTTTATTGCACGTTAGTGTAAAATCTCCGTTAGTTTCAGTCTATAATTAGTGTCTTGGAAATATAAATTATCATTATATtggaataaaaatattttatattattttaagaaaaagttcatacttattttaaaaaaattattcacttttttttatatatttatataaatagtaTTGTATGAGTACAAAAatcattcattttatttatatatgttgcaACGTAtaatactttttttattttttttagaaaatataatgttttttttcaattttataattctatatatatatatgtatcctTTGATGAttttttatatgataatttgCTTTCTTTTTTTTGTATTATAATTTGCTTTCTTAGTAAAACGttttaaaaacaattttatgTTGTATAGTTtgttattttagattttttttctttcattttttataccaataataaaaagaaagaatGAGTTTaaattttcttcaattttaataaaaaaattacttaaaaaaatataattaaaaaactcCGTTAATTTAATCTTGGAATACTTTTTTTCTGAAGATAAATATCTTTGTATACTTGTCATAACTATTTAAGCatattaaattatattacttTACTTTCTTTATTTATACAGTAAAAAATATTCATATGTTTATAtatctttttcaatttttatataaaatatttaatttttttagataaTCTGTTTATTATTGTAATGTTTTTAACAAAATAATTCCCTTTTTAaggaaaattattattttatatttgattaagaaaaattTATGTGTATGTAAACATACTACTCCCCTATAAAAAATagttaaatatattattttactaaaattatattactataacttttgtttgtttctttatttgcaaagagtaaaaaataatattaacttTGTTTCATAATTTTATAAAagcttttatttaattttatatttcttcCAATAATTTGTATGCTCtattgtagtattttagttttaaagtattttttttattaaaactaaagaaaatttaaTCTCGTGCTTTCTTTTAATCATTCatagaaaaaatggaagaaa
It encodes the following:
- the LOC133799439 gene encoding uncharacterized protein LOC133799439, which encodes MVMAWLLQSVSQEITASIMFQDSARDMWHDLHERFNQGNGPRIFQLQTSVHSIKQGDSDVNTYFTRLKALWDELKEFQPIVPCSCGCTCGAVERLLGYYTRDQILQFLTGLNDSYNPIRAQILLYDLLSPLSKVFSMIVLEERQRCLGNPASLIAAAVVPNHSTKPPLSRSKKPRPSCSHCLKPGHLVQKKNFLHGFPPGYGAKRRQEEASKPTIHQVLASLVAAPISGKQPLFSQNELSQQLISLLSQQLLNSSPSGDTQPIASQISGNPVDFLWIVDSGATHHAPTQTSKIGIAKKIGKLFFFEQDSCWVQSVQSDFSIHSCTEMDQWHCRLGHPSLSITQSINKTLFVSDKAYDNMCSICHLAKQKCLPFISHNNMSSAPFDLVHLDIWGPFHVISIEGYKYFLTIVDDHSRFTWVYMLKAKSDVQVIIPQFFSLIATQFSATIKVVRCDNAKELNLTSFYVTRGIDQFHSCVDRPQQNSVVERKHQHILNMAWSLLFQSHLSLPYWSYLINMAVYLINTTPSLLLKKKTTFELLYNKLPSYDHLRCFGCLAYASTLDRSRHKFSPRSKACIFIGYLHGMKAYTLLDIESQQIFHSRDVIFYENIFPLKHDQSNVANDQLLLSKMFLAGSHSSPESQPSLQEI